Proteins encoded together in one Astatotilapia calliptera chromosome 7, fAstCal1.2, whole genome shotgun sequence window:
- the znf276 gene encoding zinc finger protein 276: MMKKKSRHTRSSETPQKLSRTPMPVDVTSEKRSPGNRGRPRKTAAVTTDSFYLNDCATEKTTDADFNVTTVEDAQKHPETKSRSSGRLSAAVCRLCHGKFSPRSLRHAFNKWPRDSLSIVDEESDAVAQSPLLFHTDFQRLVGVQVDRDPRLSEFICKKCHAKFYKCQSILIRFLQRVNLPPVGKENLKNQKNAKGPESSVNHCSSTPSSFTSDTKCLHSLVSWAHHHGEACRSCPDLKEVLEGQCLGAIKAVWGCVNGHRYIMDTHRSTTSNQCSSNRALGSGRGDGAMSEEEEQEQDGEEDEEEQSGGNGMTSSRSTSTVVQRSPPAATAQTQSSAPDDWTGDNEDYTGHEEALSPAPGQLEDRTAGSDLSDRVISEDEFDEGRKGGLSDEEFEPYSEKRAHRVNVPNKRRKSSKAPEEPKIRKKPGPKPGWKNKFKPKGEELPNIYKCPYQGCTAVYRAPDGLKKHIKEHHEEVRERPCPHPGCNKVFMIDRYLQRHVKLIHTEERNYICDQCGQTFKQRKHLSVHQMRHSGAKPLQCEVCGFQCRQRASLKYHMTKHKAEADLEFECLMCSKRFEKAHNLNVHMSMVHPLTQAEAQRGSGQQQQTYPDLHTITLTGEVVQQEQDR; the protein is encoded by the exons atgatgaagaagaaaagtAGACATACAAGGTCTTCTGAGACGCCGCAAAAGCTCAGCAGGACGCCGATGCCAGTGGATGTCACCAGTGAGAAGAGGTCACCTGGAAACAGAGGGCGACCTCGGAAGACTGCCGCTGTAACCACAGATAGTTTCTACCTGAATGACTGTGCAACAGAAAAGACCACCGATGCAGACTTCAATGTGACGACAGTCGAAGACGCCCAGAAACATCCAGAGACTAAGTCCAGATCTTCAG GTAGActctctgctgctgtctgccGGCTTTGTCACGGGAAGTTTTCTCCGCGCAGCTTGCGGCACGCCTTCAACAAATGGCCTCGGGATTCCCTCAGTATTGTAGACGAGGAGTCAGACGCCGTGGCCCAGTCACCGCTTCTGTTCCACACAGACTTCCAAAGGCTGGTCGGGGTCCAGGTGGACCGTGACCCTCGGCTTTCGGAATTTATTTGCAAGAAATGCCATGCAAAGTTTTATAAGTGCCAAAGCATCCTGATCCGGTTTCTGCAGAGAGTCAATCTCCCGCCTGTGGGGAAGGAGAACCTGAAAAATCA GAAGAATGCAAAGGGTCCAGAGTCCTCTGTAAACCATTGCTCATCAA CTCCCTCATCCTTTACCTCAGACACAAAGTGCCTCCACAGTCTGGTGTCCTGGGCTCATCACCACGGAGAGGCCTGCCGCTCCTGCCCCGACCTGAAGGAGGTGCTGGAGGGCCAGTGCCTGGGCGCCATTAAGGCTGTTTGGGGTTGCGTCAATGGTCACAGATACATCATGGACACTCACCGCAGCACTACCTCCAACCAGTGCTCCAGCAACAGAGCATTAGGGAGTGGGAGGGGTGATGGAGCAatgtcagaggaggaggaacaagAACAAGACGGCGAGGAAGACGAAGAGGAGCAATCTGGCGGGAACGGAATGACCTCATCGAGAAGTACTAGTACTGTGGTTCAGCGCAGTCCACCTGCAGCAACGGCTCAGACGCAGAGCTCAGCGCCTGATGACTGGACGGGCGACAACGAAG ATTACACAGGTCACGAGGAGGCCTTGTCTCCTGCTCCGGGTCAGCTGGAGGACAGAACTGCTGGCAGTGATCTTTCTGACAG gGTCATCTCTGAAGATGAGTTTGATGAGGGTAGAAAAGGAGGGCTGTCTGATGAGGAGTTTGAGCCATACTCGGAGAAGAG AGCCCACAGGGTCAACGTCCCaaacaagagaagaaaaagctcAAAGGCCCCAGAGGAGCCCAAAATCAGAAAGAAGCCTGGACCCAAGCCAGGCTGGAAGAATAAGTTCAAACCTAAGGG GGAGGAGCTCCCCAACATCTACAAGTGTCCATATCAGGGTTGTACGGCTGTCTACAGAGCTCCCGATGGTCTCAAG AAACACATCAAGGAACATCACGAGGAGGTGAGGGAGCGACCGTGCCCTCACCCTGGCTGCAACAAGGTTTTCATGATCGACCGCTACCTGCAGCGGCATGTCAAGCTCATCCACACAG AGGAGAGGAATTACATTTGTGACCAGTGCGGTCAAAccttcaaacaaagaaaacacctATCAGTTCACCAGATGAGGCATTCGGGGGCCAAGCCACTACA ATGTGAGGTTTGTGGCTTCCAGTGTCGCCAGCGAGCATCACTGAAATACCACATGACCAAACACAAAGCCGAGGCCGACCTGGAGTTTGAGTGCTTGATGTGCAGCAAGCGTTTCGAGAAGGCCCACAACCTGAACGTGCACATGTCCATGGTGCACCCGCTGACACAGGCTGAGGCTCAGAGGGGCAgcgggcagcagcagcagacataCCCGGACCTACACACCATCACGCTGACCGGGGAGGTGGTTCAGCAAGAGCAAGACAGATGA